The proteins below are encoded in one region of Silene latifolia isolate original U9 population chromosome 2, ASM4854445v1, whole genome shotgun sequence:
- the LOC141642418 gene encoding mitogen-activated protein kinase 16 produces the protein MQPDQRRKGSAEVDFFTEYGEGSRYKIEEVIGKGSYGVVCSAYDTHLGEKVAIKKINDIFEHVSDATRILREIKLLRLLRHADIVEIKHILLPPSRREFKDIYVVFELMESDLHQVIKANDDLTPEHYQFFLYQLLRGLKYIHTANVFHRDLKPKNILANADCKLKICDFGLARVAFNDTPTAIFWTDYVATRWYRAPELCGSFFSKYTPAIDIWSIGCIFAELLTGKPLFPGKNVVHQLDLMTELLGTPSAEAIARIRNEKARRYLSSMRKKKPIPFTHKFPNADPLALRLLERMLAFDPKDRPTAEEALADPYFRGLAKVEREPSAQPVTKMEFEFERRRVSKDDVRELIYREILEYHPKMLRESLDGSEPTSFMYPSAVDHFKKQFAYLEEHYKNGSTGTAPERQHASLPRQCVLYSDNSVHGSAEVTDDLSRCQIADVEKPLIDRNGAIPMGRLPLQVPQTVQGSAARPGKVVGSVLRYNNCGAAVTAEMMEQRRIVRNPAIPSKYVGSASYPKRNPGCANERGEDEVMEGPNGLQPKPQYLASKVAASQGGAGRNWY, from the exons ATGCAACCTGATCAAAGGAGAAAG GGGTCAGCAGAAGTGGACTTTTTTACCGAGTATGGTGAAGGTAGCCGGTATAAGATAGAGGAGGTGATTGGTAAAGGAAGTTATGGTGTTGTATGTTCTGCGTATGACACTCATCTCGGGGAAAAAGTTGCAATCAAGAAGATTAATGATATATTTGAGCATGTTTCAGATGCCACTCGAATCCTACGCGAGATCAAACTTCTTCGGCTTCTTCGTCATGCAGATATAGTGGAAATCAAGCATATATTGTTGCCTCCTTCTAGAAGGGAATTTAAAGACATATATGTTGTTTTTGAGTTAATGGAGTCTGACCTACATCAGGTTATCAAAGCAAATGATGATTTGACTCCAGAGCATTATCAGTTCTTTCTTTATCAGCTTCTCCGAGGCTTAAAATACATTCATACAG CTAATGTCTTTCATCGAGACTTGAAGCCAAAGAATATCTTAGCAAATGCTGATTGCAAGCTCAAAATTTGTGATTTTGGTCTTGCAAGGGTTGCCTTTAATGATACTCCAACTGCCATATTCTGGACA GATTATGTCGCAACAAGGTGGTACAGGGCTCCTGAGCTGTGTGGATCGTTTTTTTCTAAG TACACACCAGCTATTGATATCTGGAGCATTGGGTGCATTTTTGCCGAACTTCTTACTGGAAAGCCTCTATTTCCAGGAAAGAATGTAGTCCACCAACTGGATCTTATGACAGAATTGTTGGGAACTCCATCCGCAGAAGCCATTGCCCGG ATACGCAATGAGAAAGCTAGACGATACTTGAGCAGCATGCGCAAGAAGAAGCCTATTCCCTTCACCCACAAATTTCCAAATGCTGATCCTCTTGCCCTTCGTTTGCTAGAAAGGATGCTTGCCTTTGATCCTAAGGACCGCCCTACTGCTGAAGAG GCTCTTGCAGATCCATACTTCAGGGGCTTAGCTAAGGTTGAGAGGGAGCCTTCTGCTCAACCTGTCACAAAAATGGAGTTTGAGTTTGAGAGACGAAGAGTGTCAAAGGACGATGTTAGGGAGCTCATCTATAGGGAGATTCTTGAGTACCATCCCAAGATGTTGAGGGAGTCACTGGACGGTTCTGAACCAACTAGCTTCATGTATCCGAG TGCTGTTGACCACTTCAAAAAGCAATTTGCTTACCTTGAGGAGCATTACAAAAACGGTTCAACTGGCACTGCCCCTGAGAGGCAGCACGCTTCTCTGCCGAG GCAATGCGTATTGTACTCTGATAACTCGGTCCATGGCTCTGCTGAAGTCACTGACGATCTCTCCAGATGTCAAATTGCGGATGTTGAAAAGCCACTCATCGACAGAAATGGTGCAATCCCTATGGGTAGGCTTCCTCTACAAGTTCCTCAAACTGTACAGG GTAGTGCTGCAAGGCCGGGGAAGGTTGTCGGTTCTGTGTTACGCTACAACAACTGTGGGGCTGCAGTAACAGCCGAGATGATGGAACAGCGACGTATTGTGAGGAACCCAGCTATACCATCTAAATATGTCGGCTCTGCTTCATATCCAAAAAGAAACCCAGGCTGCGCAAATGAGCGAGGAGAAGACGAAGTCATGGAAGGGCCCAATGGGCTTCAACCTAAGCCCCAGTACTTGGCAAGCAAAGTAGCTGCTTCTCAAGGTGGGGCTGGTAGAAATTGGTATTAA
- the LOC141642420 gene encoding pentatricopeptide repeat-containing protein At1g01970 has translation MACSPTHFISVPFLNTTLPHISKFLSKPTISQSLKPQFIPLSTQIPNAQITQNVQIQDNKEVPKFKWVEIKQDNMSESQKAVISRLPKTMEKRCKALMRQIICFDPDKACLSDLLSAWVFIMKPIRADWLSVLKELKFLDHPLFVEISGLVLLEESFEGNIRDYTKMIHQYAKLERLQDAENVLLTMSKRGLTCDQVTLTTMIHMYSKAGHFKLAEATFEEMKLLDEPLDKRSYGSMIMAYIRAGMPNKGEDLMKEMEFQEIYAGREVYKALLRTYSMEGDAKGAQRVFDALQVAGISPDIKLCGLLINAYHLAGESQNARVAFDNMRKAGIEPNDKCVALLLATYEKENRLNTALDLLLSLEKEGILIGKEASQVLVEWFRRLGVVEDVAHVLRECVANVPAS, from the exons ATGGCCTGTTCCCCAACTCACTTCATCTCTGTCCCTTTCCTCAACACCACTCTCCCTCACATCTCCAAATTCCTCTCAAAACCCACAATTTCCCAATCACTTAAACCCCAATTCATACCTCTTTCAACACAAATCCCTAATGCACAAATTACACAAAATGTGCAAATCCAAGATAACAAAGAGGTACCCAAATTTAAATGGGTTGAAATAAAGCAAGATAATATGTCTGAATCCCAGAAAGCTGTAATTTCAAGATTGCCGAAAACAATGGAGAAAAGATGTAAGGCTTTGATGAGACAGATTATCTGTTTTGATCCTGATAAAGCTTGTTTGTCTGATTTATTGTCTGCTTGGGTTTTCATTATGAAGCCTATTAGAGCTGATTGGCTGTCTGTTCTTAAAGAATTGAAGTTTTTGGATCATCCTTTGTTCGTTGAG ATTTCAGGACTTGTGCTTTTGGAAGAATCATTTGAAGGTAATATTCGCGATTACACCAAGATGATTCATCAATACGCAAAGTTGGAGAGACTTCAAGATGCAGAAAACGTACTGCTAACTATGAGTAAAAGAGGCCTAACATGTGACCAAGTCACATTGACTACAATGATTCACATGTATAGCAAAGCCGGTCATTTTAAGCTGGCTGAGGCAACATTTGAAGAAATGAAGCTTCTCGATGAGCCATTAGATAAAAGATCATATGGTTCTATGATCATGGCTTACATTAGGGCCGGGATGCCTAATAAAGGAGAAGATTTAATGAAAGAAATGGAGTTTCAAGAAATTTACGCAGGTAGAGAAGTTTACAAAGCATTGTTGAGAACTTACTCTATGGAGGGTGACGCCAAAGGTGCTCAAAGGGTTTTCGATGCACTCCAAGTTGCTGGCATTAGTCCCGACATTAAGCTGTGTGGACTTCTGATAAACGCGTATCATTTGGCTGGTGAAAGCCAAAACGCCCGTGTTGCATTTGACAATATGAGAAAGGCTGGTATTGAGCCTAATGATAAATGTGTAGCTCTTTTGTTAGCAACTTACGAGAAAGAAAACAGGCTAAACACGGCTCTGGACTTGCTATTATCTTTAGAGAAAGAAGGCATATTAATTGGCAAAGAAGCTTCTCAGGTGTTAGTTGAGTGGTTTCGTAGGTTAGGAGTAGTCGAGGATGTGGCGCATGTCTTGAGAGAATGTGTTGCCAATGTACCTGCTTCTTGA
- the LOC141642419 gene encoding BTB/POZ and MATH domain-containing protein 2-like, whose product MEISRVYGQPSLPNSSSELTSSIARINTSDGSHEFRITGYSLSKGLGIGKYIASDTFMVGGYLWAIYFYPDGKSPEDNANYVSLFIALANEGTDVRALFELKLEDQSGKNNHKVYSHFGRPLETGPYTLKYRGSMWGYKRFFRRTSLESSDFLKDDCLVITGTVGVVKSHTEGPKLYSFSVPPSDIGKQFGQLLESKIGTDVTFEVDGEIFAGHCVVLAARSPVFKAQFFGPMREKSMNFIKIEDMEAPVFKALLHFIYWDELPEMYELTGLNSKGASTLMAQHMLAAADRYGLERLKLLCEFKLCEDIAINTVATTLALAEQHHCVQLKSNCLKFIALRENLRAVMQTDGFEYLKASCPSVISELLNCVARLTEHSKPSLMYINGSSMIDGGDINGRRVKPRLY is encoded by the exons AtggaaatttctagggtttatggACAACCATCATTGCCTAACTCGTCATCGGAACTGACCTCATCAATTGCTAGAATCAATACCTCAGACGGAAGCCATGAATTCAGAATCACAGGGTATTCGCTGTCGAAAGGGCTCGGAATTGGCAAGTATATAGCTTCAGATACGTTCATGGTGGGAGGTTATCTTTGGGCAATTTACTTTTATCCTGATGGGAAGAGTCCTGAGGACAATGCCAATTATGTTTCGCTTTTTATCGCGCTTGCGAACGAGGGGACCGATGTTAGGGCGTTGTTTGAGCTCAAGCTTGAGGATCAAAGTGGGAAGAATAATCATAAGGTTTATTCGCATTTTGGACGGCCTCTCGAAACTGGTCCCTACACGCTTAAATACCGCGGCAGTATGTG GGGCTATAAACGCTTTTTTAGGAGAACATCACTGGAGTCCTCTGATTTCCTTAAAGATGACTGTCTTGTGATCACCGGCACTGTTGGTGTGGTCAAATCTCATACTGAGGGACCAAAATTATATTCTTTTTCAGTTCCTCCGTCAGATATTGGTAAACAGTTTGGGCAACTTCTAGAAAGCAAGATTGGTACTGATGTAACTTTTGAAGTTGACGGTGAGATCTTTGCTGGACACTGTGTAGTTCTGGCAGCACGGTCACCTGTGTTCAAAGCGCAGTTTTTTGGCCCAATGAGGGAGAAAAGTATGAATTTCATAAAGATTGAAGACATGGAAGCTCCAGTTTTCAAG GCTTTACTGCATTTCATATATTGGGATGAGTTGCCAGAGATGTATGAGCTTACTGGTTTGAATTCTAAAGGGGCTTCAACCTTAATGGCTCAGCATATGCTTGCTGCTGCAGACCGTTATGGACTTGAAAGGCTTAAACTTCTGTGCGAGTTTAAACTCTGTGAAGATATTGCAATAAACACTGTTGCAACAACTTTAGCCCTGGCTGAACAGCATCATTGTGTACAACTAAAATCGAATTGCCTAAAGTTCATTGCACTACGTGAAAATTTGAGAG CTGTGATGCAAACGGATGGTTTTGAGTATCTGAAAGCAAGCTGCCCATCAGTCATTTCCGAACTACTCAATTGCGTAGCAAGATTGACCGAGCATTCCAAACCGTCTCTCATGTACATAAATGGCAGTAGTATGATTGATGGTGGTGACATAAATGGTAGAAGAGTGAAGCCGAGGTTATACTGA